Part of the Desulfuromonas sp. genome is shown below.
AAGAAGGTGACGAGGGTCACAACCAGAGTAAAGCTTTTCAGCAGAGGCTCGTTGTCCCTGGGAATAAACAGCAGGATCACCATGCCCAACAGTGGCAGGAAAGTCATCAGACTGAGAAGGTGTTCGCTCATTGCAAAACGCTCCTTGTATTAACTCTAGAAAATTCTCTGCCTGTTATCGCAGGACAAAGTAACCAACAAAAACAACAACCCCGACTACCATCCATGCCGCATAATTCTGGGTCAAACCCGTCTGCAGCAGGTAGCGGGAACCGGAGGAGATGCCCCGGGTCACATAACCGAAACCATTAACGACCCCGTCAACAATACTGACATCCAGCCCCTTCCAGCAGAAACGGCCAAAGGCCTTGCATGGGTTAATGAACAGAAAGTCGTAGAGCTCGTCAATGTACCACTTGTTATAGACCCAGCGATGCAGCTTGCTGAACCGTGCGGTAAACCGCGCCGGCAGCTCCGGGCGCTTCATGTACAACAGGGTTGCCACACCGATTCCGGTGAGACCGAGAATGACCGAAAGGACCATCAGACCGATTTCAGTCGAAGCGCTGCCATGGGCACTGATGTCATAGGTCTGCTGCGTATGATGAAAAACCGGAGCCAGGAATTGATCAAGCTTGTTACCGATATGGAACTTGTCGATGACATGCGGAATCCCGACAAAACCGCCGACGGTGGCCAGCGTTGCCAGGACAACCAGCGGCAGGGTAATCACCCAGGGTGACTCGTGCACGTGGTCCTTGGCACGGGCATCGGTCTTCTGCGGACCATGGAAGGTCATGTAGAGCGACCGGAACATGTAGAAAGCCGTCATCATGGCCGCCACCGAACCGACGACCCAGACGATGATGCTGCCGCGGGTCGATGCGAAGGTCCACCAGAGGATCTCATCCTTGGAGAAGAAGCCGGAGAAGAACGGCATGCCGGAAATGGCCAGACAGGAGATCAGGTAAGTGATCCAGGTGACCGGCATGAACTTGCGCAGGCCGCCCATGTTGCGCATATCCTGAGGATCATCATCCAGATGAGCATGATGCAGGGCATGGTGCATGGCGTGAATAACCGAACCGGAACCGAGGAAGAGACAGGCCTTGAAGAAGGCATGTGTCATCAGATGGAAGATACCGGCGGTAAAGGCGCCAACGCCCATCGCCATGAACATGAAGCCGAGCTGCGAAACAGTTGAATATGCGAGAACGCGCTTGATGTCATTCTGGGCAAAACCGATGCTGGCGGCAAACAGGGCGGTCGCAGCACCGACACAGGCTATAACCATCATTGTGCCCGGGGCCATTGCAAACAGTCCGTTCATCCGGCCGATCATGTAGACGCCGGCGGTAACCATGGTCGCAGCATGGATCAGGGCTGAAACCGGGGTCGGACCTTCCATTGCATCCGGCAACCAGGTATAAAGCGGAATCTGGGCCGATTTACCGGTGGCACCGAGGAAGAAGCAGAGGGTGATGATGGTGACGACAACACTGCCGGTCCCGAGCAAATGACCATTAGCGGCAATCTCTTCGAAATTGATCGTCCAGACGCCATGCTCCGAACCGAGGGTCCAGAACAGAGTCAGCAGTCCGAGCAGGAAGCCGAAGTCACCGACCCGGTTGACGACAAATGCCTTTTTGGCGGCATCGCCAGCCGATTTCTTTTCAAAGTAGTAGCCGATGAGCAGGTACGAGCAGAGACCGACGCCCTCCCAACCGATAAACATGACCAGGGCGTTGCCGCCGAGGACCAGCATCAGCATCGAAAATACGAAGAGGTTCAGATAGCTGAAGTAGCGGTAAAAACCCTCTTCGCCATGCATGTAACCGATTGAATAGAGGTGGATCAGCGAGCCGACACCGGTAACAACGAGCAGCATCACCGCCGAGAGCGGATCAAACAGGAACTCCCAGTCAACCTGAAGCTGACCGACCGTCATCCAGGAAAAAACTTTCTCGTTGTGGCTTTTGTCAATATCACCGAGCAGCTGAAAGAAATACTTGCAGGACACGACGAAAGACATGGCCACAGCCAGTGTTCCGATGGCACCGATTACCTTTTCACTCTTGAGAACCTTCTTGCCGAGCAGACCATTGATGATGGCGCCGACGAGGGGAAAGAGCGGAATGAGCCAAAGTTTATCGTACATCTATACTCTCCTAACCGGAATGAATCCCTACAACAAAAAGCAGGTTACCATTTCAGCAAACTGAAATCGTCAACCGCAATCGACTCCCGATTACGGAAAAATGCGATCATCAGGGCGAGACCGACGGCTGCTTCGGCAGCGGCGACAGTCATAACAAAGAAAACGAAAATCTGACCATCCATGTTGCCGAGGTGACTCGACAGGGAAATAAAGGTCAGGTTGACGGCATTCAGCATCAGTTCAATACACATGAAGATAACAATCGCGTTCTTCCTGGTCAGAACCCCGAAGGTCCCCAGAGAGAAGAGAATTGCACTCAACACCATGTAGTGACTTGTTGTAATCATTGGATCTTCCTCCCGTTAAGCCGTTAGACTTCTTTTTTAGCCAGCACCACGGCACCGACAATGGCCACCAGGAGCAGGATAGAGGCAATTTCGAACGGCAGCAGGAACTTGGTGAACAAGGACTCGGCAATCAGTTCGGTGTGTCCGATCTGAGCAACCGCCGCTGCGTCAAAATCCTTCTTGATGTTGATCATGTCCATCGGCCGGCCACGATTGAGCAGATAGTAGATCTGACCAAAGATCATGGCAGCAAGGACCGTTGCCCAGCCGACACTGTGGCTCCCCTTGCGGGCTACGGCGGTTCCGAGATTCAGCAGCATGATCGTGAAGATGATCAGCATCAGAATGGCACCGGCGTAAACCATGATCTGGATGGCTGCCATGAATGGGGCATTCAGCATGACATAGAAGTTTGCCAGGCAAACAAATGTCATCATCAGGGCAATCGCATTATTGATCGGGCTCTTGCAGGTTACGACCAGAAAACCCGAAACAACAGCGACCAGGGCAAGCAGGTAAAAATACATTATTTCCATCGATTCAGTGCTCCCGTCACGAATTAGCGTACAAGACGATCTTTATCGAAGGTGAAGTCTTCGCGATGATAATTGGCCAGTTCGTAATCGCCGGTCATCTCGATCGCTTCGACCGGACAGGCCTCGACACAGTAGCCGCAGAAGATGCACCGCAGAAGATCAATCTTGTAGACCTTCGGGTACTTCTCACCTTTTACATTCTCGGCCGATTCGACCGTAATACACTTGGCCGGGCAGACGGTCGGGCAGAGATAGCAAGCAACACATTTTTCGCGGTCATGGTCGGGAACCAGGCGGTGCAGTCCACGAAAACGCTCAGCCGGCTGCAGCCGATGCCCTTTGCGCGGATACTGAACAGTCGTGGTATTCCCCGGGCCCAAGTGCTTGAATGTGATCCATAAACCCTGGATAAACTCTTTAATCATGAGAAATCCCTCTTTCTCGAATTAATGATTACTGGAACATCAGGACAACAAAGCCGGTGAGGACGATATTGGCCAATGACAGCGGCAGGAATATCTTCCAGCCCAGGAACATCAACTGATCGTAACGCACCCGTGGCCAGGTCGCCCGGATCCAGATAAAGAAGAACATGAAGCAGAAGATCTTGAGCAGGAAATTGATCGGACCGTAGAACGGGCCGTCCCAGCCACCAAGAAACAGGGTCGCAGTGATTCCGGCAATCACGATCATATTGGCATATTCAGCCATGAAGAACATGGCGTATTTCATCGATGAATACTCGGTACAGAAACCGGAGACAAGCTCGGTTTCGGCTTCCGGAAGGTCAAACGGGGTCCGGTTGATCTCGGCCAGGCCACTGAACATGAACAGGACAAAAGCGAGCGGCTGCGAGAAGATGTACCAGTTGTGCATCCAGTGCGGCAAGGTAGCGATGCCCCAGAGCGGTTCCATCTGGGCGGCAACAATACCGCGGAGGCTGAGGGTTTCCGACAGCATGAAAATGGAAACGATGACCAGGCCGGCAGTCAGCTCGTAAGAGACCATCTGGGCCGAGGAACGAATACCGCCGAGCAGCGAATACTTGCTGTTCGAGGCCCAGCCGGCAAGAACAATACCGTAGACACCGAGACCGGCCATTGCCAGGACGAAAAGGATGCCGATATTGAGATCGGTAATCTGCAACGGAATGATGTACTGGCCAATCGTCAGGTCAGGGCCGAACGGCACAACCGCCATGGTGATCAGTGCCGGGACCAGGATCATCATCGGGGCCAGGATAAACGGGACCTTGCTCGCTTCGGCCGGAATAATATCTTCCTTGAAAAAGAGCTTGATACCGTCGGCGATCGGTTGCAGCAGACCATACCAGCCGGTTTCCATCGGTCCGAGGCGGGTCTGCATCCGACCGATGATTTTACGTTCGGCATAGGTTGCGTAGGCCACAATCCCCATCAGTACGCCGAAGACCACGAGAATTTTAATAATCATGGCCGCAACGAAAAGAAGCGGGCTGTTTGAGAGGCTAAGCATTTCTGGCGTCATGGTAATCCTCTTCATTTACCTTTGTTATCTCATCAATACGGGCTGGCTACTTACTGACATCAACAGCAACAGCAGCTTCACCCTTGTAAACATTATTAATTCCGGCGTCGGCAAAGTGATACGGTGCAAATAAGACCCCTTGCGGCAACCGGTTGTCGATTTTGGCCTTGAGCTGGAGTTCTGCACCGTTCGCTTTGACTTTGATCATATCGCCCTCGGCAACTTGCAGTGCCGAAGCATCTTCACGACCGAATTCAACGTAGGCTTCAGGGACAACCGCTACCGGTCCCTTCGCCCTGGTCGAAACCGTACCGCTGTGATAAAGAGCGCTGCCGGTCAACAACAGATATTTGCCATCAATGGCCTTGTTGCCGGCAACGGCAATAACTTTTTTCTGCTTGATGACCGGACTCTCACCACCCCAGACAACGCCTTCCGGTCCGATATCGTTGAATTCAATACCGGCATAGTTTTTAACCTCTTCGGCAATCGCCGCGAATACGGCAGCCGGACCGGTATAACTGACGCTGCTGCCGAGCCTGGCGGCGAGCAGTTCAAAAATTTCAAAATCGGTTTTTGCCTCACCAGGGCTGGTGATACCCGGCCGAACCCGCTGAATCCGGCGCTCGGCGTTGGTGAAGGTTCCATCCTTCTCGGCAAATGATGCCGCCGGCAGAACAACATCGGCTCGCTCCGCCGTCGGCGACAGGAACAGGTCCTGAACGACAACAAAGCCGGCTCCGTCGAGGGCCTTTTCCGTGCGGCTGCGATCCGGGTAGGAACTCATAATATCTTCACCGGCAATGTAGAGAGCCGACAGGTTGCCGGCTGCGGCCGCATCAAGCATCGCCGAGGCGCCCATACCCTGACCGGCCGGGATAACCCCGAGGTCGATGGCACCCTGGCTGTTGGCCTTTTCGCCACAGAGGTAGAGGCCGCTTCCTTCCTTATCAACATTGCCGCTGAGGATCGCCAGATTGGCGGCAGCAACGGCAATTTCCTTGCTTTGCGCTGTGTAGGGGAGACCGTATGCGAGCAGGATAGCGCTCTTCTCGGCTCCGGCCAGTGCCTTGGCTGCAGCACGGATCTGCTCGGCCGGGACGCCGGTTACCGCGGCAACCTTTTCCGGAGTGTACTCGGCCAGGCTCTTCTGCAGATCATCAAGCCCCTCAACACCAGCGGTCACCGCCGAACCATCTTCAATCAGAGCCTGCGCCATGGCGTTCAGAACGTTGACCTCAAGCGCCGGCTTATGGAGCATGGTCACAGCATTCGGCAGCTTGCCAAATTTGCCCTTTTTATCGGCGACAACGAAAAGCTGGGCCTCGTTGCGCTTGACCGCCTGATTGACAACCATGCCGAAGACCGGATGGGTCTCATAGAAATCGGAGCGAATAGAGATGATGACATCAGCATCTTCAACCTGCGGGAACGTACCGGTTGAGGCCTGGATACCGAGGGTTTGAAACAGTCCTTCCGTCACACCCTTGTAGCACTCGCCGCCGGAGTGATCGATATTTTCGGTACCGGCTGCTTTGGCGACGTTCTTCAGCAGAAAGAGTTCTTCATTGGTCAGGCGGGCTCCCGAGAGGATGCCGAAACCCTTGTCAGCCGCGGCTTTCTGCAAACCTTCGGCAACAGCAGTCAATGCCTCATCCCAGTTCGCTTCAACCAGTTTTCCATCCTTCCTGACCAGCGGCGTCGTCAGTCTCTCCTCGCTATTGGCGTAGGAGTAGCCGAAACGACCACGGATGCAGAGGTTTCCGTCATTAACACCAATCTTGTCGTTGAAGCGAATGGTCTGAACCTTGTTGTCCATCACCCCGAGGCTGACGGTGCAACCATTGCCGCAGTAACTACAGACCGAGTCGACTTCCTTGAGCTGCCAGGGACGCGCCTTGAACTTGAACGGCCGCGGCAAAATCGCACCAACCGGACACATCGACACGCACTGGCCGCAGAATTCACAGTTAAGGCCGCGATCAAAAGCGGTTGCGATCTTGGTTTCGAACCCACGATTGATGAACGAGTAGGAACCATAACCGACGATTTCGTCGCAAACACGCGCGCATTTGCCGCAAAGAACACAGCGGTTCATGTTGCGCTCGATCAGCGGGTTGACCTCGTCGGTCGGCAGATCGAATTTTTCACCTTGAAAACGGTTGGTGACAACTTCATATTCGTAAGTGAGGTCCTGCAGGTCGCATTCGCCGCCCTTGTCGCAGACCGGGCAGTCGATTACGTGGTTGACCAGAAGGAATTCAAGAACGGTCTTGCGAACCTTCTTGATTTCATCAGACATGGTTGTTACCACCATACCTTCGGTCACCGGAGTGGTGCAGGCCGGAATCAGACGGCCTTTCATCTGCTCAACTTCGACCAGGCAGACCCGGCAGGCGCCGTAGGGCAAAAGCTTCTTGGCGTAGCAGAGAACCGGAATATCAATACCGGCCTCAATTGACGCTTCGTAAATTGTCGCAGTTTTGCTGACCGTGATCTCTTTGCCGTCGATCGTCAGGTTAACCATCGTGTCCTCTTTATCGTTAAAAATGCGTCTAGTTCGTTATTCAATTGCCATGAAGCGGCAGGCGTCGTAGCAGGAAGTACATTCGGTGCACTTCTCCTTGTCGATAACCGCGACCTGCCCTTTTTCCCAGGCAATACAGTCAACCGGGCATACCTTCGGACAAATACCGCACTTCTTGCACTTCTCTTCAATGACTTCAAACTTGAGCAGAGGCTTGCAGCTGTGGGAAGGGCATTCCTTTTCTTTGATGTGGGCCTCGTACTCATGCCGGAAGTAACGGATGGTCGACAGAACCGGGTTCGGCGCCGTCTGACCGAGGCCACAGAGCGAACTCTTCTTGATGTCGTAAGCCATATCCTGAAGCAGTTCGATATCGCCTTCCTGACCCTTGCCTTCGGTGATCCGCTCGAGGATTTCGAGCATGATCTTCAGGCCGATCCGGCAGGGGATACACTTGCCGCACGACTCAACGCGGGTAAAGTTAAGAAAGAAGCGGGCAATGTCGACCATGCAGGTCGTTTCGTCCATGACAACCAGACCACCGGAACCCATCATCGCACCGGCCTGGATCAGGGAATCATAGTCGACCTGGGCATCGAGAGCTTCTGCCGGCAGACAGCCGCCGGAAGGGCCACCGGCCTGAACCGCCTTGAACTTGCGGTTGTTGAGGATACCGCCACAAACATCGTAGATAACTTCGCGCATCGCGGTGCCGGCCGGAACTTCAACCAGGCCGGTATGCTTGACCTTGCCGGTCAGGGCGAAGATCTTGGTCCCCTTGGTCCCTTCGGTGCCGATATTGGAGAACCATTCGGCGCCGTTGTAAAAAATGTAGGAAACGTTGGCAAAAGTCTCAACGTTATTGATGTTGGTCGGCTTGCGCCACAAACCACGGACGGCCGGGAACGGCGGGCGGGGGCGGGACATGCCGCGCTCACCCTCGATCGAAGCCATCAGGGCTGTCTCTTCACCACAAACAAACGCTCCGGCGCCGGCCTTGATCTTCATGTCGAACTTGAAGCCGAGATCGAGGCAGTTTTCGCCGAGGATCCCTCTTTCGTAACAGGTATCGATCGCCTTTTGCAGACGCTTGATCGCCAACGGATACTCGGCACGGCAGTAGACGTAACCGAAGGTGCAGCCGATGGCATAGGCGGCAATCATCATCCCTTCAATGATTCCGTAGGGGTCGCCTTCAAGGATCGAACGGTCCATAAATGCGCCCGGGTCACCCTCGTCAGCGTTGCAGATCAGATACTTTTCATCACCCGGCGTCGCCTTGCAGAATGACCACTTGACCCCGGTCGGGAAACCACCGCCGCCACGACCACGCAGGCCGGACTTCTTGACTTCCTCAATAACTTCTTCCGGCGTCATGGTGACCGCTTTCCTGATACCGGTAAATCCTTTATGGGCGAGAAAATCCTCAATACTTTCGGCATCGATGGTTCCGCAACGCGAAAAGATCAGACGCTGCTGCTTCTCGAGAAACTGGCCATAGTAAGGTCCGGCGACCTTCTTTGGCACTGGCTCCTTGCCGATCATGTGTTCTTCAACGATTTGCGGCACCAGTTCGGGGGTCACAAAATCGTAGGTGATCGCCTCCTCACCCGGCATAACAACATCGACCATAACGTCGTTGGCACAGAGACCACGGCAGCCTGTCTTTTTAATGTCGCAACGCTTGCCGACCTTTGCTTCCAAGCCCTGCTTCTCGAATTCATCTTCGAACGCGTCAATAACTTTCTGGGCTCCGGAGGCAAAGCCGCCGGTTCCGGTACAGACAAGTATTTCGATATTTTCAGCTGTGTCGGCCATAAAAACCTCGGTCAGTTATCAATCCATCTTGACGTACTTGTCGATGACTTCATCCATCTTCTGAACTGTCAGCGAACCGTACGTATCGTCATTCACCATAATGACCGGCGCCATACCACAGGCCCCGATACAAGCGACATACTCGGCGGTAAACTTAAGATCCTCGGTAGTTTCGGCATGGCCTACACCAAGACGATCCTTGAGGGTATCACCGATCCGGCCAGCCCCCTTGACGTGGCAGGCGGTCCCCATGCAAACGCGGATAATATACTTGCCCCGCGGTTCGAGGTGGAACTGGGCATAAAAAGTCAGAACCCCGTAGATCTGGCTCGCATAGACATTGAGTCGTTCAGCCGTCAGATGAACGGTCGGCTCCGGAATATAGCCGTAATGCTCCTGAATTGCCTGCAAAGCCGGCATCAGGGCGCCCGGCATATCGACATACTTGTCGAGGATCTCGTTACACGGCGCGAGATCGACTTCCTGTTCTTGAACTTGCTCCACAGCTTCGCTCATGGAATTACCTCTTGAGTCGGAGTCAGTTAACGGTCGATTTCACCAAGGACAATATCCAGGGTACCGATCGTTGCGATTACGTCAGCCAGCAGCGCGCCCTCGACCATCTGCGGCAGAGCCTGCAGATTGACGAATGATGGCGGCCGGATTTTCATCCGGTAAGGATTGGCCGAACCATCGGAGACGAGATAGTAGCAGAGCTCGCCTTTCGGCGCTTCGATGCCGACATAAACTTCGCCTTCCGGCGCCGTAAAGCCTTCGGTAATAATCTTGAACTGATGAATCAGGCCTTCGATAGAGTTGACGACATCCTGTTTCGGCGGCAGACAGATTTTCGGGCAATCAGCGAGAATCGGGCCGTCCTGCAGCTTGTCGAGCGCCTGCATAATGATCTTGGCCGATTCACGCATCTCGATGAGGCGCGCCTTGTACCGGGCGAAGGTGTCACCCTCTTCCATAACCGGCACCTCAAAATCGTAATCTTCATAGCCGCTGTACGGGTTATCACGACGCAGATCCCAGTCAACACCGGAGGCGCGCAGGGCCGGACCGGAGAGGCCGATATCGATCGCATCTTCACCCGAGATCGTGCCGACGTCGATCGTCCTCTTCTGCCAGATTTTGTTGCCGGTCAGCAGGCCTTCGTAAGTATCAACATAGGAGTCCATGTCTTCGGCAAACTTGCGGATATCGTCGGTCACACCTGCCGGCAGATCAGCCGAAAGTCCGCCAACCCGGAAATAGTTGGTGGTCATCCGGGCGCCGGAGATCTTTTCATAGATATCGATAATCGCCTCGCGCTCGCGGAAACAGTAGAGGAATACGGTCATGGCACAGATATCGAGGGCGTGGGTTGCCAGCCAGACAAGGTGGCTCTTGATCCTGGTCAGCTCGGCAAGCATCACCCGGATAACCTTGGCCCGCTCCGGGATCTGATCGGTAATGTCGAGCAACTTCTCAACCGCAAGAACATAGCCGAGGTTGTTGCTCATCGGCGCCAGGTAATCGAGACGGTCGGTCAGGGGAATCGTCTGGTGGTAAGTCCGGTGCTCCGAAAGCTTTTCCACGCCACGATGCAGGAAGCCGATATGCGGCGTCGTTTTGACGACATTTTCGCCATCGAGCTCAAGAATCAGCTGGAGAACACCATGGGTCGAAGGATGCTGCGGACCCATATTTATGGTCATGGTTTCAGTTTGTGCCATCGTTTGCCTCTTTATCCTTGAGGATTAAAGTGTCGCGAGTAGATTTTCTTTCGATTTACTGCAGACGACCCTGATACGGTTCACGATCAGGGCCCTGAACCGGGTAGTCCTTGCGCAGGGGGTGCCCCTCCCAATCGGCCGGCATCAGGATGCGGCGCAGGTCGGGATGGTTGTTGAATGCAATCCCCATCAGGTCCCAGCATTCCCGCTCATGCCAGTTGGCTGTCGCCCAGACCGTGCAGACCGTATCGACGGCCGGATCACTCTCTTCAACCGGAACCTTGATCCGGAGGCGATCCTTGAGGGAGATATTGTAAAGATTGTAGACCACCATGAAGCGGGGGGACTGACCGAGATAGTCGACCCCGCAGAGGTCGCAGAGGAAATTATATCCGAGGTCACCTTTAAGGAAATTGCAGATCTCGACGATCTGCTCTTTTTTAACCGTGACCGTCGTCTCGCCCCGGAACTCTACAACATCCAGAACGGCATCTGCGAATTTCTGCTTCAGCTTGCCAACTGCGGCATGTTCACTCATAGCTTGCTTCCCTGTCATTTATTTATTTTAGTAAGCTCCGGCCATACCGGAGTTATCAGACTTCGGAAACCCGTTCGCCGACTCCGAGAACCGATCCGAACGAGTTGCGCTCATTCATGATCTTTTCCTGGAGCTTGCCAATACCGTAAATCAAGCCCTCCGGGCGGGGCGGACAGCCCGGGATATAAACATCAACCGGCAGATGCTGGTCAATACCCTGAACCGTACTGTAGGTATCAAAAATCCCGCCGGAGCAGGCACAGGCACCCATGGCGATAACATACTTCGGTTCCGGCATCTGCTCGTAAACGGTCTCGATAACCGGCAGCATCTTTTTAGTTACGGTCCCGGCAATAATGATCACGTCAGACTGGCGCGGCGACGCACGGAAAAGGATCCCGAGCCGGTCGAGGTCAAAACGGGCCGCACCGGCGGCCATCATTTCGATTGCGCAACAGGCGAGACCAAAGGTCATCGGCCACATTGAACGGGATCTGGACCAGTTAACCAGCTTGTCCAGACTCGTTGTAATGATATTGTTTCCCAGTGTCTGATCTACTCCCATTCCAGCGCTCCTTTTTTCCAGACATATACGTAGCCGACAAACAGGATAAGAATAAAAACGCCCATTTCAGCGAAACCGAACATGCCGAGCCTTTTGAACATCACCGCCCAGGGATAAAGAAAGACAACCTCGATATCAAATACGATAAAGAGCATTGCGATGATGTAAAACTTGACCGAAAAACGATCCCGGGCCGTACCGAAAAGCGGCATGCCGCACTCATACGGTGCGAGCTTGACGGCGGACGGCTTCTTCTGTCCGACCAGGCGGGAAAAAACCACCGAGCCGGCCGCAAAGGCGAAGGCTATGGCGACAAGCACCAGGATCGGCAAATAATTGTCTAGCATGTAATGACTCCTCCCAACGAGATGACTGTCACATTTAATCTAATCAGGGCTGGTTTTAACGGCATTTTAAGCGTGTGCAAGTTAGGATACTTTAAGGTCTTTGTCAAGGGAAAAATACCGTATACTGTATGCACTTTAGCGGGATCGCCTGATGAGCCGCAAATCCGCTTATTCTGGCCTTTTACGACAAATTTGGTCGCCTTTTACCTTTAATGATTATCAGGTTTTATTCGAGACAATAATCGCCCTTTTTCACGCCGGCCAATCGGCTCCATAAACAGAGTTAATTGGTCGCTGAAATTCGACTGTTCCATTTACTGCATTATCAGTTGATCGTGGGCTTTTCAAGCTATATCGGAAGATCGCAATCTTGGCCGATTTTACTATCGCCTGGTCCGCCCTTTTCGGCGAAGACAACCAATCTTGCCGGTTGCGCTCACCGCATCCGCTGCCGGAATCGGGCCGCAAGAGCAATACGCCGAGCCGGTGGCAGACCGACCATCTTGTCGTTCTTCCCGCTGCCGCCGGCAATGCGACAGAATAAGCGGCAAGCCGGGGTCCAGCGTTACCCGCCTGTTTAAGTTTCCGGCACTGCCGGGACAGGCGGAACGATCACCAATTAAAATACGGAAATTTCTACTTTTACCTGTACCCTGTATGGTGGTACTCTGATGTATGTTATGCACGCTGATTAGCGAACTTAGGCGCCTGGGGGCCAGAGAATATGTCGATAACAGATTTGCCGTTTCGTAACGATTTCTACAAGGTTATGCTCGACCAGATGTCGGAAGGGGTCTACTTCACCGACACCGAACGACGCATCCTGTACTGGAACACGGCAGCCGAGCAATTGACCGGCTACAATTCCCAGGACGTTGTCGGATCCTATTGCAACGACAACATCCTGCGCCATGTCGATTGCGATGGTTGCTCGCTCTGCGAAGACCACTGCCCGCTTTTTGACTCGCTCAAGGAAGGTCGTCAGGTTTACAAACGGGCCTACCTTTACCATAAAAAAGGCTACCGGGTCGCCGTTGATGTCAAGGTTTCCCCGGTCTTCGGATCGACCAATCAGATTTTAGGAGCGGTCGAGGTGTTCTCCGATGCTTCCGATTCAATTGTTCTTGAGAATCTCAACCAGACCTTGCGCAAGCAGTTACGCATTGACCTGATGACCAAACTCCCCAACCGACGCGCCTTGATGCAGTCACTGAAGGACGAATTTATCCGTTACAAGCGTTACGAGTCGACTTTTTCGCTGGTAGCGATCGACATTGATCATTTCAAACAGATCAACGACACCCTGGGCCATCCAACCGGAGACCGGGCTCTGATCTGGTTTGCCAATCAGCTCACTTCGGTGTTTCGCAAGGTCGATACAATTAGCCGGTACGGCGGTGAGGAATTTTTCGTGTTGTTGCCGAATACTGCCGCCGACACTGCAGTAAAGGCGGCAGAAAAGTTGAAGATACGCTTGAATGAACAACCCTGCCCGGTGACCGGCGAGATGCTGACGGCCAGCATCGGGGTGACCTCTCTCCTTGCTACCGACACCCTGCGAAGCGTTCTCGAACGTGCCGACCAGGCGATGTACCGGGCCAAGGAAAGCGGCCGCAACCGGATCTGCGCCGTCTAGGAGCGGGTCATACTGCGCCGGGAATCAATCTTGTTCATCCCGGCGAGCAGGATGCCGAGGGTGATAAACGCACCCGGCGGCAGAATCATTAGCAGGAAGGGCTCATAGCCGGACCCGAACAACGAAATTCCGAGCAGCGAACCACTACCGAAGATTTCCCGTACCGCCCCGAGTACAAACAGCGCCAGGGTAAAACCGAGCCCCATACCGACGCCGTCAATAATCGAAAT
Proteins encoded:
- a CDS encoding NADH-quinone oxidoreductase subunit C, whose translation is MSEHAAVGKLKQKFADAVLDVVEFRGETTVTVKKEQIVEICNFLKGDLGYNFLCDLCGVDYLGQSPRFMVVYNLYNISLKDRLRIKVPVEESDPAVDTVCTVWATANWHERECWDLMGIAFNNHPDLRRILMPADWEGHPLRKDYPVQGPDREPYQGRLQ
- a CDS encoding NADH-quinone oxidoreductase subunit B, with amino-acid sequence MGVDQTLGNNIITTSLDKLVNWSRSRSMWPMTFGLACCAIEMMAAGAARFDLDRLGILFRASPRQSDVIIIAGTVTKKMLPVIETVYEQMPEPKYVIAMGACACSGGIFDTYSTVQGIDQHLPVDVYIPGCPPRPEGLIYGIGKLQEKIMNERNSFGSVLGVGERVSEV
- a CDS encoding sensor domain-containing diguanylate cyclase; translation: MSITDLPFRNDFYKVMLDQMSEGVYFTDTERRILYWNTAAEQLTGYNSQDVVGSYCNDNILRHVDCDGCSLCEDHCPLFDSLKEGRQVYKRAYLYHKKGYRVAVDVKVSPVFGSTNQILGAVEVFSDASDSIVLENLNQTLRKQLRIDLMTKLPNRRALMQSLKDEFIRYKRYESTFSLVAIDIDHFKQINDTLGHPTGDRALIWFANQLTSVFRKVDTISRYGGEEFFVLLPNTAADTAVKAAEKLKIRLNEQPCPVTGEMLTASIGVTSLLATDTLRSVLERADQAMYRAKESGRNRICAV
- a CDS encoding NADH-quinone oxidoreductase subunit A produces the protein MLDNYLPILVLVAIAFAFAAGSVVFSRLVGQKKPSAVKLAPYECGMPLFGTARDRFSVKFYIIAMLFIVFDIEVVFLYPWAVMFKRLGMFGFAEMGVFILILFVGYVYVWKKGALEWE